DNA sequence from the Hippopotamus amphibius kiboko isolate mHipAmp2 chromosome 1, mHipAmp2.hap2, whole genome shotgun sequence genome:
GAAAGAGcagataaaacaataaagagggaaaagagtAACCAGAGAGGtcagaaagaaaagtagaaaagtgTATTACACTGGTCAAGAGAAGGGGGTAGGTCACTTGTGACAAATGCTACTCAGGGGGAAATGAAAGGTGTTAACTGGATCTGGCAGCATTGAGGACCTAATGTGGTAGGTCAAATCTGATTTGATGGGTTGAGCAAgataatgaagaaatgaatgtgaAGCTGTGAAAGGgagcaaagaaataataaatacaggGTTTTATGTGCTGTCAATTCATTGAATGACTAGAAGTCAGTCAGTATTAAGCTGTGACTCCActctgacatttctttttttttaaactagccCACCTTTGACACAGTTTTTTCTTGATTGTGGAGGACTAGCCCGAACAGATAAGAAGCCAGCTATTTGTAAAAGTTATCTCAAACTGATGACAGAGCTGTGGCATAAAAGCAGGTATGTACTTAATATgttgattttcattattatatttttaaatgaacatcaTAAGTATTAAACATTTGCAAGTGCACCTATAGAGCTATAAAAAGTAGGCAGATTTGAGACATTCAATTTTGGGCATGTTACATATGAAAATGAACATCCAGATGAAATATCTGGACTGGAGATAAAATGTTGAACTGCTAAAGCTGCTGTTACTGACacttttgaattttaattcaGGAGTAGGCATTCTCACAATGCTAAAATCAGACCATGGACACAtatatgaatgtttatttttctgcttatgtTTATTTGCTCCAAGTGTAGCATTAGAAGAATAactgtttgggacttccctggtggcgcagtggttaagaatccgccagccaatgcaggggacacatgggtttggtccctggtccaggaagatcccacatgccttggagcagctaagcccgtgcaccacagctatggagcctgcactctagagccctcatgccacaactactgaagcccacatgcctagagcccgtgctctgcaacaagagaagcccactcaccacaaggaagagtaaccccctctcgccgcaactagagaaagcccatgtgcagcaacagagccAACAcagttcaataaataaataaataataaaaagaattgtTTGCTGTAATATTTTGTGCTAGAACTATTCAGAAAATTGCTTTTAATGATTCCTAAGAACTGCCTAACCTTACTCCTAAGAAAACAATCACCAAAGCTttaagattcttttatttttaagttcttcagttttctttgagATATTTGACTTCCTACTAAAGAGTATCTCTTGAGTTAAAAATTTCTTATTACTGTCATTTCAGTATGCCAGGAAAAGATggttttaatgaattattttgggATGTGAAGGTAAATATCATTCACATCTCTAATATTCAAGAGACAGAATTCTCTGTTGTCATTTATCCCTATTGGGTATTACCCGTTGCTGCCAAGGGCTCTAGTGTTTCTAAGTTCCTTACCGCATAGCTAGAACTAGTCCTTAACTGCTGGGTTTAAGCTTCTTTGCCCTGGAACTATAAACTTAATATTCTTGGAAGCTTACTAAACTTTAGAGGTGTCATAGTACAGAATTCTAAGTGATTAAATCTCACATTtggtttacttttcatttttgttttcatgggTATTTGATGgctggtttaaaatttttatttaggtaAAGTACCAGGTATACTTATCTTAATTATCCCAGGaattttaagtaattaaaatattactttaagtAATTAgaagtattttttgaaaaattatagagCATAATCCTTTCATTAGAGAGGAGAACAATAAATTATGTagcttaaatataaaaaataagctaTCTTGATGAAACTATGAAGCATAATAGTgggaaatttgggggggggggttgtttttgttttaattatttatttggctgtgcccggtcttagttgcagtgtaagggatctttagttgtgcatgtgggatctagtttcctgaccagggatcgaacctcggccccctgcattgggagtgcagagtcttagccattggaccaccagggaagtcccacctgcTGGGCAATTTTGAATGACTTTTTGAAGTACAAACACTTTTCAGTTTAACTCTTTGAATTTTTGGTtgctcatttctaaaataaaaattaaaaatcacaaatttcttcctaaaaatgttttcttcctcagGCCAGGATCTGTTGTGCCTACTAATCTGTTTCAGGGAATTAAAACTGTAAATCCAACATTTCGGGGGTATTCTCAGCAGGTAAgtctttattgctttttattcatAATATTAATCTTTAATACTTTTGCAAAATGCTGTTGTGCATTATGCTATTATATAGACATTTGTAATTCTAAGAATAATAACCCCTTATTTTTTTTGGCTTGCATTTTTCCACCTTTCTCTTAATctcatatttttctataaattttaaatttgggggtATGTAAGTATGTCAGCATATTCTAGCACTTTTAACTTTGAAAAGTTCCACATCTGAAGATAAATTTTTAacctgtattttctgtattttatgatttaatttaaaaaattaatacgtTTGTCATGAATTTCACATTACAATATGATCCAAATTTAATTTTCCACAAACAGCTAGCAAATTGTACCAAACTACAGATTTAAGAATTTTCTTATCTGGTTTTAAAAGTTTCTTCTCTATTAATTTTTATGCTAACATTAATATATAatagggtctgtttctgggctttctaatCTATTTCATCAACCTGTAATTTTTTGGATTGATACCAATGGCAGTTtcaattattgtagctttatataATGTTTTTTCATGTTAATACCTGGTCCTCAcatatgtatctttttcaaaacaATACCTGTTCACTGTTAATTTTTTCTGGTGCAAATTCCTGGATTACAGAGACTTGGTAGATGTAATTTGGGGCCTACAAATTTGTATTTTCAGTAAACATTGTAAATTGATCAAGGATTTTTGAGATATAGTACAAAATTGGATAAAGCCTTAATTTTAAGCCAAACGTATGTTTAAATTTAGGATATCTCTCTGAATTCTTATTGTCAGATGAGGCaaattcatgttttctttatACCCTAATcctcaagttttttaaaataacggAAGTACTAAAGCTGACCTCCAGATCATCTtcagttttgtggggtttttttttagtttttattgaaatacattttcagttttttaaatatttttgttttgtttacaaaaCTTTTTAGAACTTAGTGCTTCCTATCCTCCAATGTTTTATGTTCTACAAAGTTGTATTTCCTCAGTATAATGCTGCACATTTAGAAATCAGTTGCTAATCACATTTGGTATATTTTCTCAAGTTTctacatacacttttttttattcccctccctcccgcgactccctcctgccctccctatcccagccctctaagtcatcacacatctttgagctgatctccctgtgttatgcagcagcttcccacgagctatctattttacatttggtagtgtatatatgtcagtgcgactctctcacttcatcccagcttccccttcacccctctccgtgtcctcaagtctgttctctacatctgcatctttattcttgccctgtgactgggttcatcagtaccatttttttagattccatatatatgagttagcatacacatACAcgtatttttaatgaaatggtaATATCTATGTTCCTTATATATTAGGATGCTCAAGAATTCCTTCGATGTTTAATGGATCTGCTTCATGAAGAATTGAAAGAACAGGTCATGGAAGTAGAAGAGGATCCTCAAACTATAACGACTGAGGAGACCATGGAGGAAGACAAGAGCCAATCAGATGTAGATTTTCAGTCCTGTGAATCTTGTAGCAGCAGTGATAAAGCCGAAAATGAAAATGGGTCTAGAAGCTTTTCTGAAGATAATAATGAAACAACAATGTTAATTCAGGATGATGAGAACAGTTCAGAAATGTCAAAAGACTGGCAAAAAGAGAAGATGTGCAATaagattaataaagtaaattCTGAAGGAGAATTAGATAGAGACTCTGTGTCTGAAACAGTTGACTTGAACAACCAGGAAACTGTCAAAGTGCAAATACACAGCAGAGCTTCAGGTGACAATTTTTATAAATTGCAAGTGATAGTGTTTCATTTGTAGACAAATGGTGCAAGATATATTTAAgattatatttgtaattttaccattttctgatttgggggaggggagaattagCCTGACGTGACTAGAATTGGACTACATTTCTAATTTACATGTTAATGTTCACAGTTTATATTTAGCATAATAAAAATGAGATAGAATAATTAATAGCTTTagcttaatattttttgtgtggtaTATGATGTTGTAGTTCAACCATACTAATTCAAAGAAAGAGGGAATTAAATAGATGTTCCTTTTGGGCTTTCTAGCTAGTAGAGTTTAGTACTGTTGCATGTGTGTTAATGTCATTTAAAGCAGATTTGATTGAGATCTGCAAAACAGCAAAATAATCCAAATTGTAGACTATTAGAGTTAGTTTGCTGTCATTGGAGACATGTCAGCTACGAGATATTTGGTATATGTTTGGCATAGGAATTTAATTAACTGTAATGAACCCTGTTATGATAGATTATACCATAATACTGGTCACCGTTCCTTTGGGAAAGAGCAAGTGGCCAAATGAAAGATAGTTGAGCTAGATcgctttgcattttacatttatttcttctagggTTAATTTGTCTTAGCTTAATGTGGTATTTAATTCTCCAAAGCACATAAAATTAAACCATCAGAGGTTCAGATTCTCTTTAAAATAAGTGGCAGACAAGGAATGTAAAACATTTATCTTCTGTAATTACTAAAGGGTGGGAGTTACTAAACTATTTACTTAGGTTTTTGGATGAACCCCACATTTTTTCTGGAGAAGGATATTTCCTTAACCACAAGAATACTTGTGGTTCACCCATGTGTAGTGCATAAATGCCTTCATCAGGAAAACGTGTTAGGCTCCTTGATTATACAGACATTGTGTTTAGAAGTTTAGATGTGGTTAGAAGATGTTTAGTCAATAGATATGTGAAATTTCAATATTGAAAGACTTAGCAGTCTGCTATGTAGCCTTTCCTCATCAAGAGCTTATGATTAAGTGACATACGTGGTTCTTTATTGTTCCATAGCAAGTTTAATCTTACAATTAGCAACTAATTGATGACCTAGATCAGGGATATGAGCTTTtacattttctgatttaaaaatttgGCAAAGACTGTATATGAcatgcaaaacctaaaatatttactatctggtctttTATAGGAGTCATTGCCAATCCCTGACCTAGATCATATTAACTTTAGTCCCTTCTGAAAGGCCTAGAGTGAGtctcctctttcttcccccaATATTATGCAGTCTGCTTTTAGTCATGGTTGGGATAATGAGAAATGCCTCTGTGAAAGTCATAAaagtcatttattttgtattatccGGAAAAATCCCTGAAATCATTCTATTTCAGAATCTGTTATGTacaattctcttttcttcactcaTATACTTTTTGAGCAATCTCTTGTCCTGGAATATATATTATTGTACTAGGAAGCCAACAGCAAATCAAGATAGCTCTCATAGAACTTATATTTTCTTGATTCataatttaattctaaaaaagGTGTTTTTCTGATAGagggttttatttcctttcatcacAGTAagagtaaaataatttataattattttatgccTAAATTTCTTCTTAGATTTTGATTACAATGTTTGGGAGGATAATCTCTTTTTCTCCCACATGGTTTTAAAGATTTCTAAAAAACTTCCctaaattgcttttgttttttaaatactaaaataggACAGATACAGTCCTGTTTGGCTTTATATTTGCACTGCACACTTTCTGAATTGCCTAGAACAGTAATGtgttataaatgttaattagatTCCTAGGGGGAAAATCACTGTTAGTTTGCTTAGCAAGAGTAATGTCTTATCAAGTATTTCACCTGACATTTATTAATGTGAATTGTGTTTGAAATTGCAAATGAAGAAAGCTTTATTTGACAGGTGGAATAATTTTACTATTTAAGGTAATaatacagattttaaatattACAGAATATATTACTGATGTCCATTTGAATGACCTGTCTACACCACAGATCCTCCCATCAAATGAAGGTGTTAATCCACGTTTATCAGCAAGCCCTCCTAAATCAGGCAATTTGTGGCCAGGATTGgcacccacacacaaaaaaggtagAAGTTTCAGTTATTCAGGTTCCTTTGCTTTGATAGTTTAAAGtgttaattatgaaatattattcaaggCTTTTAAATTGATAGCATAGTTTTATACAGCCATGATttaacattttgtgtgtgtgtggcacaaaTTTACATACAACAGAATTCACTCTTTTGGTGTAGGGTTCTGAGTTTTAACATGTGCATAAGATTGTTACCACTACCACAAACAGAATATAGAACAGTTCCAGCACCCTAAAGAATATCCTCATACTAGTAGACCATCCCACTActcccaaagccccagccctATTGATGTGTtctctattcctattttatttccttttccaggatatcatataaatagaatcatatagaaTGTAGTCTTTTGAAATAGGCtgctttcacttagcgtaatgaaTTTGCAATACAGTCACGTTGAGTGTCTGAatagttcttttttattactgagtagtatttcattgtgtgactGTACtactgtttatttattcactcactgaAAGATATTTgaatttgtttccagtttttggcaattataaataatgttgctataaacatttatgtactgGTTTCTGtatgaacataaattttcatttgtttatggtaAACACCTGGATGTGGGGTTATTAGGTTTTATGTTAGTTTTATGCTTAATGTTGTATGAAATTGTTTTTTGCactggctgtatcattttgcattcaaATGAGctatgtatgagagttccagtattagaaaatgtaaaactgtaaaactcttagacgTGTCTTTATGACCTTGTGTTAGAATCCTTTAAAGACATCAAAGAcatcaaaagcatgatccataaaagaaaaaaaattaaaaccattcttggcaaaagacaccattaagagaatgaaaacataagattgggagaaaatatttgcaaatcacatagctgacaaaggacttgtatctagaatatataaagaactctcaaaacttaaTAGAATCCTTTCTTCAAATAAAGCCTTACTtggaagcaaaaacaaataagtaaaagcaTAACTATTCTGGTTGAAGTCAAGATGGGAAGACTGAACCCTTTCTATTTCATCAGGTTTTtctttgaggttttgtttgtttgttttcagtgttttttttttaggtaatacTCTTATTCAGCATAGTAATTTTGCTGTtaaagatttcagaaaaaaatgctaaaggaactactttgatttctagaaaaaaaaatttctatactTGTTTTTCAATCCCAGCTCAATCTGCATCatctccaaagagaaaaaaacagcacAAGAAATACAGAAGTGTTATTTCAGATATATTTGATGGAACAATCATTAGTTCAGTGCAGTGTCTGACTTGTGACAGGGTGAGTATGAAAGAATTATAATACACAGGAAATTTCTGTCAAgtgctcctttttaaaaaaaaacctgacagaatgggtgaaaattttaatttcttcttcttgttatTGATGATTGTGCGTGTATTTCTTGTGTTTGTGTAAGTATAAATTGATTCTAGGAGTAGAACTTGTTTTTTGGCAGTAATAGCAACATACTGTTTTAAGGATGGGTCTTGACCTGTCGTTGGACAGATGTGCGTTAGCAGGAAGAATTAACTCAGTTCTTCATCTCTGATCATAGCTAAAGGAGATATGTTGCTCAGCAACAAGAATTTATAACACATGCCTTTTCTCCCAAGGCTGATGAAATTAGTAGGAAACTGTTGTTATTCATAGGCACAAGGCTATGAATATATCTTCTCCACTTAGTGGTAtggcttgtaaatattttcccatgttaAGCTTGGATTCAGATAATGAAAGTAGTATCAGGTTCATACACAAGAACATGAGTTAAAATCATCATGAGATTTTTAATAATGCATCTAAATTCCTGAGTTTCTTAGAGATTTTCTTAAGAACAGGTTTACTTCGGTGCAGTgatgaatataattaaaatgaatgtaaaatgacatagctcagaaaaaaaaaaaaccaaagtaagTTTCTGGTTATTGTGTTAGAATTAAGTCAGATCGAAGGGTTTTTAATAGGGTCATCTTAATGTAGGCTATTTTGGTACCAGATATTTAAATGGAATTATCCTGAAATGTTTTCAGCTGTTTAGGTTTCGCGTCTtgttttttaaactacatttaaaaactaTTGCTAGAGgtcatttccaaaaataaatgcaGTAGTGCTTAACAGTTTGGACCTCAAGCTGCAGTGGCTGGGTGTTAGGTACTTCTCTTTACCACAGTGTCGTGAACTAATGGGGATGTTAGTAGAACAGCACCTTGTACAAAgcagttttgcttttgttattactATTGTTGCTTTGTTACTACTATAAACAGCAGTTTggctttttggtttttcttattataatatGCTTTGATCTTTGCCATCTGAAATCTATCCTCAAATGTTTGTGCTGGATTATTTTCATCccattcttaaaacaaaacaattttaggTGTCTGTAACCCTCGAGACCTTTCAAGATCTGTCCTTGCCGATTCCTGGCAAGGAAGACCTTGCTAAGCTGCATTCATCAAGTCATCCAACATCTATAGTCAAAGCAGGATCATGTGGCGAAGCATATGCTCCACAAGGGTGGATAGCTTTTTTCATGGAATATGTGAAGaggtatgtatgtgttttctttgtATTAGTTGATTGTTAAAACTGCTGTTTCTGCTGTACTGGCagaacatttcctttctttttttctatcaatAATGTTTCAGGTTTGTTGTCTCATGTGTCCCTAGCTGGTTTTGGGGTCCAATAGTAACCTTGCAAGATTGTCTTGCGGCCTTCTTCGCCAGAGATGAACTAAAAGGTAAGAAATACGAAAAAGTTTTCATCTATGGCTAAACTGTTGTGAGTGATCTAAAATACTAGTGGGACTGAATATAGAATGTAGTCAtaatacacactaccaactgtaaaatagatagccagtgggaagttgctgtataacaaagggagatcaactcgatgatgggtgatgctttagagggccgggacggggagggtggggggaagtagcaggagggagggaatatggggatatttgtataaatgcagctgattgactttggtgtacctcaaaaactggtacaggagtgtaaagcaattatattccaataaagagcttaaaaaaaaaatgtagtcataAAAGCTAGGTTTTGAGGCAGCTTAAATAGTACTTGCTAATATTGCCACAGTGCCGGTATCTACCATGACAAGATAAATCCTATAAATAATATCCTGAAATAATTCATACAGACTCCTATAGTATTAGACAATATGGTATTTAAAGCATCTAAAATCTGCTCCAGgattgaaaaaagagaaaattcaaccAATATAAAAAATTTACTTGTATATCTGGATTATATATCTGAATTTCTCCATGGTATTTAAGATCCAATCCTTCACTGTTTTTCTGTGTCTAGCACCTTGCGTGGACATATAACAGGCAGTCAGTAAATTTTGTTGAGTGGGTAAGTATACAGGATGTTATTTGAGATAGGCCTTCAAGGTTGAAAAAAGAGGAGATGAAGCGTGTTGTAGGCATGGTAAACGAGCCGACTCGAGCAGAGACTAAAAAACGTGAGCCTTGTATTACTGTCCTACAGGATCAGCATCGCAAACTCAAAGAATTGcagaaccaaaagaaaataacttgCTTTTAGTTTGAGAGGAATGACCAATCTGTTCTGTTTTTAGGTGACAATATGTACAGTTGTGAAAAATGCAAAAAGTAAGTGTCATTGGCGGTGCTTTCAAtggcatgttttatattttaaatggtttttttcttggttatttgAATTGGGCATGTGGGGTTAATTTTccactttatttagaaaaatataaaggccAGTAAGCTTTGTcctaataaaaatgaagaaactggttGTTCTGTTAAACAAATCTGAggttaaaaatttaacaaatttaataGGCTTAGCTAAGATGTGACAGTGTGTTTTGAGatataaaataagtatgtaaTTTTGcataaaacattttccaaatatgttgtaaatatatataggatatataacatttttattacatagGTTAATTCTGTCCTCATAAATAATGCACTGTTCTCTTCTGGTTTACCACCTTAACAGGCTAGATTTAGGAAATGAAAGGGACGATAAAGGTACATAGTTTCAAGTTTGTGTAAAATTCAGAAAGGTTATATACTGTCTCTAATGTTATCTGCTGTGTGAGGGTGGAATAAAAAAGATAGTAAGAAAAgtatgattttgtttgtttatatatactACTAGCTgcctttttctatcttttaataAGTTTAGGCTTTTAAGGCTTCTTGGTAATGAgttagaaaagaaaagtaaatggagAATTGAAAGCAAATATGTTTGAGGTAGAGTGAACTGGAGAATTTTTCTGAATCTCTCTGTAAAATAATGGCCTCCTAATAAGATCTATTAATAGAATCTTCATAATACAAACTTCTGGCTTTTGTCAAAAACCCAGGGAAGTGTTGATCTGCAGCTGTTGGTCTTCATGACAAAAAGGAATAGTGTATTGTTTGGTCAATAAGGAAGAAAAGCTGTCTTttactttctagaaaaaaatatacctCTGGTGAATTGGAAAGTATTTATTATCAGTTTGTCCTTGAAACCATAGCTCATAGCTGGAGATGGGGGTTGGCCCAGAGGGGGAATCTTTCTTTCTTGGAAAAACAGTGCCAACTAGGAAAAAGATAATAGTGAAGATGGAGAAGAGTTTGCATCCATCCCAGAATCCAGAGTAGAGATCTGTCAAGTGTATATTAATATTGATTATTGGAAATTCCCTCgcgtccagtggtttggactccttgctttcacttccaaaggcctgggttcgatccctggttggggaattaagatcctaaaAGCTgtgtggagtggccaaaaaaaatctgttttgattATTAATAATAACCGCTCTTTATTTATCTCAAGTTATTTGTTTCCACATTTAAGAATAAAGGTTGTAATATATTGACCTGACCAACCAGTTCTATAAAACTGGGATTTTATTTCAACCAGTTTTACTTGATCTCTGAATGTTATAAAGGCCACAGATAGAAGATTTTCATTGAAGAATTACACAactctaaatttttattattcatatcttaatttaaataattttttacaatGAGGGATTCCAGTGTTTTATTAGTATGTTTTTTAATTGGTAGTATATAATTCAGTAGTAGGCATTTTTAGTCTGATACCTTTGTCTCTGCATTTTCTAAAAGATTTtgctgtatatttgaaaatactaAAGGTTTTATAGATTTGTATGGGAAGCAGGTTTATTAAAATTGGTTTTCTCTTTTCACCCCTTAGGTTGAGGAATGGAGTAAAGTTTTGTAAAGTACAAAAGTTTCCTGAGGTATGGGATTTATCACAATTCAACTTATTTTATGTGGTAGGTAAGGCATTAATGTAACACAGTGTAGTAAATTCTTTAGCATTGGTTGAAGAACGGAATGGTTCTATTGACCAGTTGCTGTGTATATGGTATTGAgattatccatttttaaaatactgagttGCATACCAAGTAAGTGCCCTTAGCAGTGCAACTATGTTGAACACAGTTTAATCAGACACTAGGGTCTTGCAGGTATAGAGTGTAAAACTGGAAAAGCCAATAGCTATGAACTTAGGAAGTACCATGTTTCGTCATttccacattttaacatctctggaATCAGGTTTTCAGCATTTCAGGATAATGTTTAATCTTgacaatatgtatatttaatagaCTCTTTAAGCATATGAAacaatagaattttaaataatcctacctttttcttttaaaaagattttgtgcATCCATCTGAAAAGATTCAGACATGAACTGATGTTTTCCACCAAAATCAGTACCCATGTTTCATTCCCACTGGAAGGCCTGGATCTTCAGCCATTTCTTGCTAAAGATAGTCCAGCCCAAATTGTTACTTATGATCTTCTGTCAGTCATTTGTCACCATGGAACTGCAAGTAGTAAGTATCCAAGTTTGACATatgtttttagattaaaaaaaaaaaaaaaattggaattgatCTCTTAAGACCtgaatgaataagagaaaaaatataaaaatagatttttattaattattttattttggttattaaaaACATGTCAGAAATTTTAGGAAATTGAATAATTTTACTCTGAAGTTTAAAATACTGGAAATTATATTTTGTGTAAAGCTAAATAATAAGGACTTTAACATGatttttggaaatataaaatttatttattttttggctgcattgggtcttcattgctgcacacaggctttctctagttggggcgagcaggggctactcttcgttgtggtgctcgggcttctcattgcagtggcttctcttgttgcagaacatgggttctaggaaacactggcttcagtaattgtggcccatgggctcaatagttgtgactcttaggctctagagtgcaggctcagtagttgtgatgcacaggcttagttgctccactgcacgtgggatcttcctggaccagggctcgaacccatgtcagGGAAGCCCAACATGATTATTTTTACATTGAGTTTTTTAAGATTACGTTCTCTGTCCTCATTTTCATTTCCTCAAGTAGTGGTGGTAAGGATACatactggaaaaaaatacaaggaTAGTTCTTGCTATATCTCAGTCTCTGCTAGATAGTAACTGAGGCTGCAAAAGTAGTCTTTATCTTCCAttcttgtgttaattttttatgactgcaatgatttaatttttttctgcttcaggTGGACACTATATTGCCTACTGCCGAAACAATTTAAATAATCTCTGGTATGAATTTGACGATCA
Encoded proteins:
- the USP33 gene encoding ubiquitin carboxyl-terminal hydrolase 33 isoform X4; translated protein: MSAFRSHCPHLDSVGEITKEDLIQKSHGSCQDCKVRGPNLWACLENRCSYVGCGESQVDHSTIHSQETKHYLTVNLTTLRVWCYACSKEVFLDRKLGTQPSLPHVKPLHQTQENSVQDFKIPSNTTLKTPLVAVFDDLDIEVEEEDELKARGLTGLKNIGNTCYMNAALQALSNCPPLTQFFLDCGGLARTDKKPAICKSYLKLMTELWHKSRPGSVVPTNLFQGIKTVNPTFRGYSQQDAQEFLRCLMDLLHEELKEQVMEVEEDPQTITTEETMEEDKSQSDVDFQSCESCSSSDKAENENGSRSFSEDNNETTMLIQDDENSSEMSKDWQKEKMCNKINKVNSEGELDRDSVSETVDLNNQETVKVQIHSRASEYITDVHLNDLSTPQILPSNEGVNPRLSASPPKSGNLWPGLAPTHKKAQSASSPKRKKQHKKYRSVISDIFDGTIISSVQCLTCDRVSVTLETFQDLSLPIPGKEDLAKLHSSSHPTSIVKAGSCGEAYAPQGWIAFFMEYVKRFVVSCVPSWFWGPIVTLQDCLAAFFARDELKGDNMYSCEKCKKLRNGVKFCKVQKFPEILCIHLKRFRHELMFSTKISTHVSFPLEGLDLQPFLAKDSPAQIVTYDLLSVICHHGTASSGHYIAYCRNNLNNLWYEFDDQSVTEVSESTVQNAEAYVLFYRKSSEEAQKERRRISNLLNIMEPSLLQFYISRQWLNKFKTFAEPGPISNNDFLCIHGGVPPRKASYIEDLVLMLPQNIWDNLYSRYGGGPAVNHLYICHTCQIEAEKIEKRRKTELEIFIRRKE
- the USP33 gene encoding ubiquitin carboxyl-terminal hydrolase 33 isoform X3 yields the protein MSAFRSHCPHLDSVGEITKEDLIQKSHGSCQDCKVRGPNLWACLENRCSYVGCGESQVDHSTIHSQETKHYLTVNLTTLRVWCYACSKEVFLDRKLGTQPSLPHVKPLHQTQENSVQDFKIPSNTTLKTPLVAVFDDLDIEVEEEDELKARGLTGLKNIGNTCYMNAALQALSNCPPLTQFFLDCGGLARTDKKPAICKSYLKLMTELWHKSRPGSVVPTNLFQGIKTVNPTFRGYSQQDAQEFLRCLMDLLHEELKEQVMEVEEDPQTITTEETMEEDKSQSDVDFQSCESCSSSDKAENENGSRSFSEDNNETTMLIQDDENSSEMSKDWQKEKMCNKINKVNSEGELDRDSVSETVDLNNQETVKVQIHSRASEYITDVHLNDLSTPQILPSNEGVNPRLSASPPKSGNLWPGLAPTHKKAQSASSPKRKKQHKKYRSVISDIFDGTIISSVQCLTCDRVSVTLETFQDLSLPIPGKEDLAKLHSSSHPTSIVKAGSCGEAYAPQGWIAFFMEYVKRFVVSCVPSWFWGPIVTLQDCLAAFFARDELKGDNMYSCEKCKKLRNGVKFCKVQKFPEILCIHLKRFRHELMFSTKISTHVSFPLEGLDLQPFLAKDSPAQIVTYDLLSVICHHGTASSGHYIAYCRNNLNNLWYEFDDQSVTEVSESTVQNAEAYVLFYRYGGGPAVNHLYICHTCQIEAEKIEKRRKTELEIFIRLNRAFQEEDSPATFYCISMQWFREWESFVKGKDGDPPGPIDNTKIAVTKCGSVILRQGADSGQISEETWNFLQSIYGGGPEVILRPPVVHVDPDVVQAEEKIEVETRSL